The Microbacterium sp. LWH7-1.2 genome window below encodes:
- the gmd gene encoding GDP-mannose 4,6-dehydratase — MKRALITGITGQDGSYLAELLLGKGYEVHGLIRRASTFNTQRIDHLYVDPHDPSARLFLHYGDLSDGAGLVSLLVKIHPSEVYNLAAQSHVRVSFDEPVHTADTTGIGTVRLLEAVRSSGIDTKFYQASTSELYGATPPPQNELSPFSPRSPYAAAKLYSFWITKNYREAYDLFAVNGILFNHESPRRGETFVTRKISRAVARIQAGEQKDLYLGNLDSIRDWGYAAEYVEGMWRMLQVDEPEDFVLATGRGYTIRDFLEASFGHVGLDWQEFVKFDERYLRPTEVDALIGDPAKAAEKLGWEATLDGKDLAKLMVDADIEALEKRPEWIDSVNLASWTPEPSLVGP; from the coding sequence GTGAAGCGTGCACTCATCACCGGGATCACCGGTCAGGATGGCTCTTACCTCGCCGAGCTTCTGCTCGGAAAGGGCTACGAGGTCCACGGCCTGATACGCCGGGCGTCGACCTTCAATACGCAGCGCATCGACCATCTCTACGTCGACCCACATGACCCGAGCGCACGGCTGTTCCTCCATTACGGGGACCTGAGCGACGGCGCAGGGCTGGTGAGCCTGCTCGTGAAGATCCATCCGAGCGAGGTGTACAACCTCGCTGCCCAGTCGCACGTGCGGGTGTCGTTCGACGAGCCCGTGCACACCGCCGACACGACGGGGATCGGCACGGTCCGCCTTCTCGAGGCCGTGCGATCGTCGGGCATCGACACGAAGTTCTACCAGGCCTCCACCTCGGAGCTGTACGGCGCCACGCCCCCGCCGCAGAACGAGCTGTCGCCGTTCTCCCCGCGGTCACCGTACGCGGCCGCGAAGCTCTACAGCTTCTGGATCACCAAGAACTACCGCGAGGCCTACGACCTGTTCGCCGTCAACGGGATCCTCTTCAACCATGAGTCTCCGCGACGCGGCGAGACCTTCGTCACCCGCAAGATCTCGCGTGCGGTCGCCCGGATTCAGGCGGGTGAGCAGAAGGACCTGTACCTCGGAAATCTCGACTCCATCAGAGACTGGGGCTATGCGGCCGAGTATGTGGAAGGAATGTGGCGGATGCTGCAGGTCGATGAACCCGAGGACTTCGTGCTCGCGACGGGCCGGGGTTACACGATTCGCGACTTCCTGGAGGCATCGTTCGGGCATGTGGGCTTGGACTGGCAGGAGTTCGTGAAGTTCGACGAACGCTACCTGCGCCCGACCGAGGTCGACGCCCTCATCGGCGACCCGGCCAAGGCCGCCGAGAAGCTCGGGTGGGAGGCGACGCTCGATGGCAAGGACCTCGCGAAGCTCATGGTCGACGCCGACATCGAGGCACTCGAGAAGCGTCCGGAGTGGATCGACTCGGTCAACCTCGCCTCGTGGACGCCCGAGCCGTCGCTGGTAGGCCCGTGA
- a CDS encoding GDP-L-fucose synthase yields the protein MTSAHDTVTYAPGELARDATFYVAGHRGLVGSAIVRRLQAAGFTNIVGKTSAELDLKNRDDVFDYVAEVRPRYLVLAAARVGGILANSTYPVDFLSDNLRIQSNVLDAALANDVERVAFLGSSCIYPKFAEQPIREDSLLTGRLEPTNDAYAIAKIAGILNIQAVRRQYGLPWISAMPTNLYGPNDNFSRNGSHVLPALIRRYDEAVKSGASSVTNWGTGTPRREFLHSDDMADAVLHLLEHYDGPEQVNVGTGSDVTIREVADTIAGVVGFDGETEWDTSKPDGTPQKLLDVSKLAGAGWTSKIPLEEGLERTVAWYRDHAGAVRE from the coding sequence GTGACATCGGCGCATGACACCGTCACCTACGCCCCCGGCGAGCTCGCCCGGGACGCCACGTTCTATGTCGCGGGCCATCGCGGACTTGTCGGCTCCGCCATCGTGCGCCGGTTGCAGGCCGCGGGCTTCACGAACATCGTCGGCAAGACGTCCGCCGAGCTCGACCTGAAGAACCGCGATGACGTCTTCGACTACGTGGCGGAGGTCAGGCCGCGGTACCTCGTGCTCGCTGCGGCCAGGGTCGGCGGCATCCTGGCGAACAGTACGTATCCGGTCGATTTCCTGAGCGACAATCTCCGGATCCAGTCGAACGTGCTCGACGCGGCGCTGGCGAACGACGTGGAGCGGGTCGCCTTCCTCGGCTCGTCGTGCATCTATCCGAAGTTCGCGGAGCAGCCGATCCGCGAGGACTCGCTGCTCACGGGACGTCTGGAACCGACGAACGACGCGTACGCGATCGCGAAGATCGCCGGCATCCTGAACATCCAGGCCGTGCGTCGGCAGTACGGGCTGCCCTGGATCTCGGCGATGCCCACCAACTTGTACGGGCCCAACGACAACTTCTCGCGGAACGGGTCGCACGTGCTCCCCGCCCTGATCCGCCGGTACGACGAGGCGGTGAAGTCCGGTGCGTCGTCGGTGACGAACTGGGGCACCGGCACACCCCGGCGCGAATTCCTGCACTCCGATGACATGGCCGACGCCGTGCTGCACCTGCTCGAGCACTACGACGGTCCGGAGCAGGTCAACGTCGGCACCGGGTCGGACGTCACGATCCGGGAGGTCGCGGACACGATCGCCGGGGTGGTGGGATTCGACGGCGAGACCGAGTGGGACACGTCCAAGCCCGACGGCACTCCGCAGAAGCTGCTCGACGTGTCGAAGCTCGCCGGGGCCGGATGGACGTCGAAGATCCCCCTGGAGGAGGGACTCGAGCGAACCGTGGCCTGGTACCGCGACCACGCCGGCGCGGTTCGGGAGTAG
- a CDS encoding RyR domain-containing protein has product MTAPVVGAPAGGDVRPAELAAAHPDWAVYARVNEGSAIPRVPVMERLYPFAVSFGEARVIDRWERVARVAHANFLADHGEDPAIPARRPWDKGLADFYKESNIRLVRTTLASAVAVGRTWGPLPSDADPDDVAPTPEQFDAMVEREHESWRATLLAAGWRPAARRDDARRTHPFLVPWAALDEDGRAKTRSSVHDALELLRALGYASRPQRTAVAVAVGPGPGSAAGAGSPGSGRYRRRGEVTAQRVSAPWRWTTQSGSVMEAQAGDWRVSDGERSWSVRPAEFAASYRSAGDGRWRRIGTVNARRAEEAERIETLEGVAIAATGDWIVEGDGGERWIVPGEHFAESYEAAP; this is encoded by the coding sequence ATGACGGCGCCCGTCGTGGGCGCGCCCGCCGGAGGTGACGTTCGCCCAGCGGAGCTGGCCGCAGCGCACCCGGACTGGGCGGTCTACGCGCGCGTGAACGAAGGCAGCGCCATTCCGCGCGTGCCGGTGATGGAACGTCTCTACCCGTTCGCGGTGAGCTTCGGGGAAGCACGCGTCATCGATCGCTGGGAACGGGTCGCCCGCGTCGCGCACGCGAACTTCCTCGCCGACCACGGCGAGGATCCCGCAATCCCTGCCCGCCGGCCCTGGGACAAGGGCCTCGCCGACTTCTACAAGGAGAGCAACATCCGCCTCGTGCGCACCACCCTCGCCTCGGCGGTCGCCGTCGGCAGGACCTGGGGGCCGCTGCCGTCAGACGCCGACCCGGATGACGTCGCCCCGACGCCGGAGCAGTTCGACGCCATGGTCGAGCGCGAGCACGAGTCCTGGCGGGCCACGCTGCTCGCGGCTGGGTGGCGGCCCGCCGCGCGTCGCGACGACGCGCGGCGCACGCATCCTTTTCTCGTCCCGTGGGCGGCCCTCGACGAGGACGGGAGGGCGAAGACGCGGAGCTCAGTGCACGACGCGCTCGAACTCCTTCGTGCGCTGGGGTACGCGTCCCGCCCGCAGCGGACGGCGGTGGCGGTCGCGGTGGGCCCCGGCCCCGGGTCAGCGGCGGGGGCGGGGTCGCCGGGGAGCGGCCGCTACCGCCGCCGCGGGGAGGTCACCGCTCAGCGGGTCAGCGCGCCATGGCGCTGGACCACGCAATCCGGGAGCGTGATGGAAGCACAGGCCGGCGACTGGCGCGTCAGCGATGGCGAGCGGAGCTGGTCCGTCCGGCCCGCGGAGTTCGCCGCGAGCTACCGGAGCGCAGGCGACGGGCGCTGGCGTCGCATCGGGACCGTGAACGCACGCCGCGCGGAGGAGGCGGAACGCATCGAGACGCTCGAGGGAGTAGCGATCGCAGCGACCGGCGACTGGATCGTCGAGGGCGACGGAGGCGAGCGCTGGATCGTGCCCGGCGAACACTTCGCGGAGTCGTACGAGGCTGCCCCTTGA